In the genome of Aedes aegypti strain LVP_AGWG chromosome 2, AaegL5.0 Primary Assembly, whole genome shotgun sequence, the window tATTCTGCacccaggcccggatttggggggggggTGCTGAGGGCAAATGCCCCGAGCCCCCCGATGTAAGGGGCCCCCGAGAAGTGAAAAAAGTGAAATATTATCGATGGATTATTTTTACattaatgattttaaatttaaaatacaaaTCCGATACGATTTCCAACAGAGATATTATAACATGAGATTATATTATTTTGAAGTGAGtagcaaattcaaaatttttgtctcaatttttcagtttcaatgaaaatgcttctatttgctaatgaaaatcattaaggttgtatctaaaactttgaaacttTTCGCGGGTTAATAATAGCAAACTTTTTGGAAATATACTGTTAAAAGTACAGTgctctatactgcccataactgcatatttgtaacattcggcaaaagtaggcattgagtaaatggaataacaAGTgtgaattttattttgtttattttatttatttcttatagATCGTTGTAGAGTAAGGCAAATTCCTTTTAAATTACCACAACCGGTTTTGATCGattaattcaaacaattttatttactaactactactactactacatACTACTACTACGATATTACTACTACATACTTATTTTATCGCAGTATGGAACGAAACTAAAATTGCCAAGAACTCAAAAGTGACAAGAGTTATTTGAGTATGTTTattgaaagtatttatcatttggtGACTCTctccggtattaactcgaaattgtcaaaaatgacgAATGTGACAGACATGCAGTTATGGACAGTATATCCTGGAATAATCTTGAAAAGACGAAGAAACTCGATAATTCATTGATTTTCTTGTTTTGTAATTTCGATATTTCCATAGTATACTGTACTCCTTTCCATTTGTTCCAGATTCTAATAaatatgtattatttttttaattattttgttgtAATACTAGAATTTACTATAATTTTGACCCAAATccacagaatttgtttgaatattgcaATTTTTACTAAGTGTTtagaataaatcatatttttgacCCAATcctacagagttttttttatagaattataTTTTCCTCGATTCCTAAATTGATAGTTCTCATAAATCAAACAAAggacttttttattttattattttgggcTTATGCATCTTATTCTGATACAACAACAAACATTTATCGACTATCACCTCATCAACCTAGATAAATGCGAATGGATAAAATCTTTCACAAACAAGGATGTTGTTGTAACGGTAGATAGCCTCTTCCAGTATGTATGTTTTCGCACTCATGCGGATTTCAAACAGATCAACGGACGTCATTGCAACCGGTGCTAATCAAATGTTTCGTTGAATTGCTGCAACAAAGTTTTGAAGAGGTCATCACAAAGACATACATGTACACACGGTGCAATACTAACATCACATGTGTCAAAATGCCTTAGCTTTGGCGAAATTGAATCAATTGCCGATCATAATTAGCGCTCACCTCAAACCTGCTATAAATATTCACGGATCATCGGTATCCATCATCAGTCACTTCATAGCATCCGATCAACCTCATCAAGAGTACCACACAAAAAATCCAAACCGTCGGTCCGAAATGTACAAAGTAATGAGCCAAACCGATTCAGAGAAAAAGCCGTCAATtggatttgattatttttaatttcactcTCATTTACAGATCATCGTAGTCGTTGCCTGTTTGGCTGCTTTGGCCGCCGCTTTGCCTTACAAACCTGCCCCTGAACCACACCACGAACCAAAGGAAGCTCATCACCATCCTCAGTACAAGTTCGAGTATGGCGTTAAGGATGGACACACCGGAGACCACAAGACCCAGTGGGAACATCGTGATGGAGACCATGTCAAGGGACAGTACACCCTGGAGGAAGCCGATGGTGGCCATCGTGTGGTTGAGTATGAATCCGATGCCCACGGAGGAATTCAGATCCAGGTTAAGAAAGTCGGCGGTCATGGTCCTGCCCCGAAAGTTCACGAGCCAATTCCAGTTGCTCCAGTGAAGTCGGGAAAGACCGCTCACCACCATGGGGGAGAAAGCTACGCCAATCTGAAGAAGCATCGCTACTAATTTAGGAGACCGAAGTGTGACTGAAATTCCCGAAAGGAACCGTTGATCGTTTCCGGGATGGAATAAATGTGATAattattttatacaaaaataaaacaaattattttgtcATTGTACAATGTATAATCTGTTCCCTGTGGCTgtcaattttaatttgtgaacatttttttttcaaaaaacacactgtaaAAGCATGGCTAATTTCCTCAGTATTTGGTTGACCAAAATattaaatcaatgtgtcattagattCGTAATCATATATTCTTTGAAGGACGCTCACgaagttttggcggaaaaatctaaacattattcaaaatcaatgaaacagtcattcaagtcatcgtgcaaatgTTCGGGTTCACCTTAACttacttaaccctctaatacccaaatttttattttcgatctaaatatcatttttcgttatctaaaatcgttctaaacacgttttgggcaataatttatttttattcgcaaatttgtgaattttggtttttgatttttataatttttatttttgaacatccctattctttttcattttttcttggagcctcttctggttactgatttttggcaataataaaatttcaagttttcacggtacttttaaaaatattaaatttaaatttttttctggaattatttttattttccgtgtaattaacggaaatacaggtttgaaattattttaattccaCCAAGcccttcttctgtgataggttgatcgtagaaaaatataaaagcttcgattttttatattacacaataaatgaaccccaggcatttgtaggttttataggaatacaatttttcaaacaattttcaaaaatacaaaaaagtttcaaaagtcataaaaaacctTTCTTATATGCAAGTTATAAGTCAAGGttaaatccaaaaataaaatcattttgatttccgagctacgaaaatatacacaaaattccaaagtgtaccccgtctaaaggcggggttgggtattagagggttaaaatatgaaaattctgtgaaatctcaaaccaatcatgtacgtactattattttcatttgaaaaagctatgaacaattgaaatcggttgaaaaatggtagagatatggacaaaaatgatatgcgtgcggctcaggtgatcccaaacttttgcacgatgcgTATCATATTGAAGGGTGAATCCAAACTTTCGCATGATGACTTgattgactgtttcattgattttgaatagttttcagatttttccgccaaaatttcgtgagtgctcttcaaagaatataaaataacgaatgctgaggaaattggctatgtttttttaatgtcataaatttcagtcaatatttagtacaaaaaatgcataaactgtttttgaaaaaatacctatgaAGTAGAAATAATTCATTGGCTTTCAAATCCATAGAGAGCTTCAATTGGACATgaaatatggacaaaacacttttgtatggtTTTAAGGGTTGGATTGTAAGGAGATATATCTTGATAAAAAAGACGTGTGACATTTGAATTTCTTTTATCTTTTACATAGTAAAATGAATTAGGAATTATAacagacggatttcacgccaactcgacaaagggattggcagcaccccttcagaattcaatgaaactttctgagtgtgaagactatgtgaaactaagatactttacatactttgtttttttcaaaatcgacctagactaacatttggaaagggtcaaagttttt includes:
- the LOC5571363 gene encoding cuticle protein 7 — its product is MYKIIVVVACLAALAAALPYKPAPEPHHEPKEAHHHPQYKFEYGVKDGHTGDHKTQWEHRDGDHVKGQYTLEEADGGHRVVEYESDAHGGIQIQVKKVGGHGPAPKVHEPIPVAPVKSGKTAHHHGGESYANLKKHRY